In one Streptomyces sp. T12 genomic region, the following are encoded:
- a CDS encoding DUF6479 family protein → MDIAWTDLAAEGALGIGLVVAGLVVVALLIGAFVLGARIRRREPPPPRPEEQPRLPEEGPVHEVREHREPDEVPRSERRLTPHELPAHGNVPTRTSPSQQRRRWSEGGSGSFGSGGPGNT, encoded by the coding sequence ATGGACATCGCATGGACGGACCTCGCAGCGGAAGGTGCGCTCGGCATCGGACTGGTCGTCGCCGGTCTGGTCGTCGTGGCGCTGCTCATCGGTGCCTTCGTGCTGGGCGCCCGGATCAGGCGCCGGGAACCGCCTCCGCCACGCCCCGAGGAGCAGCCGAGGCTGCCCGAGGAGGGACCGGTCCACGAGGTCCGGGAGCACCGGGAGCCCGACGAGGTGCCCAGGAGCGAGCGCCGGCTGACCCCGCACGAGCTGCCCGCCCACGGCAACGTTCCCACCCGCACCAGCCCCTCGCAGCAACGGCGCCGCTGGTCCGAAGGCGGCAGCGGGTCCTTCGGCAGCGGGGGTCCGGGCAATACCTGA
- a CDS encoding ferredoxin yields MTQTTSQQQLVQFLEDRFAAAQACTECARACALRASLADPDGAEDQDLLRRKGILCAEVCDATCRVLSEECADEGAEAALRVQLEWTRTVCLECAHLFDRYPGAEDTAKACRECAQACMDFMATLD; encoded by the coding sequence GTGACACAGACAACGTCCCAGCAGCAGCTCGTCCAGTTCCTGGAGGACCGTTTCGCGGCCGCGCAGGCCTGCACCGAGTGCGCTCGAGCCTGTGCCCTGCGCGCGAGCCTGGCGGATCCGGACGGGGCCGAGGATCAGGACCTTCTGCGCCGCAAGGGCATCCTGTGCGCCGAGGTGTGCGACGCGACCTGCCGGGTGCTCTCCGAGGAGTGCGCGGACGAGGGCGCCGAGGCCGCCCTCCGCGTCCAGCTGGAGTGGACCCGGACGGTGTGCCTGGAGTGCGCGCACCTCTTCGACCGCTACCCGGGCGCCGAGGACACCGCGAAGGCGTGCCGGGAGTGCGCACAGGCCTGCATGGACTTCATGGCCACGCTCGACTGA
- a CDS encoding acyl-CoA dehydrogenase family protein, whose product MHLEYTPEQQRLRSELRDYFAELVPDLAQTRFTDPAAQKRHYRKTIRRLGTDGWLGVGWPKEYGGRGLTAMEQFIFFDEAAQAGVPLPLMALNTVGPTIMQYGTDEQKAYFLPKILSGEIDFAIGYSEPDAGTDLASLRTRAVREGDEYIVNGQKIWTTNGDTADWVWLAVRTDPDAPPHKGITMLLVPTTDPGYSCTLINTLASHDTTASYYENIRVPVSRRVGEENQGWRLITNQLNHERVTLAAHGTMAVRALDDVQRWAMESKLADGRRVIDLPWVRRRLAQTHTKLAALKLLNWRMVSAVQEGTLTPQDASAVKVYGSEARRDAYAWLMEIVAAPGALKEGSAGAVLHGELERGYRSAVIFTFGGGNNEIQREIISWIGLGMPRVRR is encoded by the coding sequence GTGCATCTCGAATACACGCCCGAGCAGCAGCGGCTGCGCAGCGAACTGCGCGACTACTTCGCCGAACTGGTGCCGGACCTCGCACAGACCCGCTTCACCGACCCGGCCGCCCAGAAGCGCCACTACCGCAAGACCATTCGGCGGCTCGGCACGGACGGCTGGCTCGGCGTGGGCTGGCCCAAGGAGTACGGCGGGCGCGGCCTGACCGCGATGGAACAGTTCATCTTCTTCGACGAGGCGGCCCAGGCGGGCGTACCGCTGCCGCTGATGGCCCTGAACACCGTCGGCCCGACGATCATGCAGTACGGCACGGACGAGCAGAAGGCGTACTTCCTGCCGAAGATCCTCTCCGGCGAGATCGACTTCGCGATCGGATACAGCGAGCCCGACGCGGGCACGGACCTCGCCTCACTCAGGACGCGCGCGGTACGGGAGGGCGACGAGTACATCGTCAACGGCCAGAAGATCTGGACCACCAACGGCGACACGGCCGACTGGGTCTGGCTGGCCGTCCGCACCGACCCGGACGCCCCGCCCCACAAGGGCATCACCATGCTCCTCGTCCCGACCACCGACCCCGGCTACTCCTGCACCCTCATCAACACCCTCGCCTCGCACGACACCACGGCGAGCTACTACGAGAACATCCGCGTCCCCGTCTCCCGCCGCGTCGGCGAGGAGAACCAGGGCTGGCGCCTGATCACCAACCAGCTCAACCACGAGCGCGTCACCCTCGCCGCCCACGGCACCATGGCCGTCCGCGCCCTGGACGACGTCCAGCGCTGGGCCATGGAGAGCAAGCTCGCCGACGGCCGCCGGGTGATCGACCTGCCCTGGGTACGCCGCCGCCTCGCCCAGACCCACACCAAGCTCGCCGCCCTCAAGCTCCTCAACTGGCGGATGGTCAGCGCCGTCCAGGAGGGCACACTCACCCCGCAGGACGCCTCCGCCGTCAAGGTCTACGGCTCCGAGGCGCGCCGCGACGCGTACGCCTGGCTGATGGAGATCGTCGCCGCACCCGGGGCGCTGAAGGAGGGCTCGGCGGGCGCGGTCCTGCACGGCGAGCTGGAGCGCGGCTACCGCTCCGCCGTCATCTTCACCTTCGGCGGCGGCAACAACGAGATCCAGCGGGAGATCATCTCGTGGATCGGTCTGGGGATGCCGAGGGTGCGGCGTTAG
- a CDS encoding oxygenase MpaB family protein, with product MHGDPMMWVAGVRALYLQALHPRAVRGVMQNSDFREDAWGRLLRTANFVGTITYGTTEAAERAGARVRKIHSMLSATDPDTGERYGVDEPELLLWVHCAEIDSYLQVGRRSGFRLTDAQADRYLAEHRVSARLVGLDPDAVPASREEMAAYFEKVRPELACGPEARAVDDFLLRPPTHPLLVPAREVLWRRVAQLAYAALPPYAHELYGRPAPKPATVTRQLRATGTLLRCIPARLRWQLPPKHILRAMSRLGPGARPAPYKLGR from the coding sequence ATGCACGGCGATCCCATGATGTGGGTCGCCGGAGTCCGCGCGCTCTACCTCCAGGCCCTGCACCCACGTGCCGTACGCGGCGTCATGCAGAACTCCGACTTCCGCGAGGACGCCTGGGGCCGCCTGCTGCGCACCGCCAACTTCGTCGGGACGATCACGTACGGCACCACCGAGGCCGCCGAGAGGGCCGGCGCCCGGGTGCGGAAGATCCACAGCATGCTCAGCGCGACCGACCCCGACACGGGGGAGCGGTACGGCGTCGACGAGCCCGAGCTGCTGCTGTGGGTGCACTGCGCCGAGATCGACTCCTATCTGCAGGTCGGGCGCCGCTCCGGGTTCCGCCTCACCGACGCGCAGGCCGACCGCTACCTCGCTGAACACCGGGTCAGCGCCCGCCTGGTGGGCCTCGACCCCGACGCCGTACCGGCGAGCCGGGAGGAGATGGCGGCGTACTTCGAGAAGGTGCGGCCCGAGCTCGCGTGCGGACCCGAGGCACGCGCGGTGGACGACTTCCTGCTCCGCCCGCCGACGCACCCCCTTCTCGTCCCGGCGCGCGAGGTGCTGTGGCGGCGCGTGGCGCAACTGGCGTACGCCGCCCTGCCGCCGTACGCCCACGAGTTGTACGGCAGACCGGCCCCGAAACCCGCCACCGTCACCCGTCAGTTGCGTGCCACGGGCACCCTGCTGCGCTGTATTCCCGCACGTCTGCGCTGGCAACTCCCGCCGAAACACATCCTGCGCGCCATGAGCCGACTCGGCCCTGGCGCGCGCCCGGCACCGTACAAACTCGGACGATAG
- a CDS encoding tetratricopeptide repeat-containing serine/threonine-protein kinase — MGDSRLIQGRYRLLDLIGRGGMGEVWRARDESLGRHVAVKCLKPLGPHHDQSFTRVLRERFRREARVAAALQHRGVTVVHDFGESDGILFLVMELLQGRNLSQLLEDNKHHPLPVPDVVEIADQVAAALAYTHQQGIVHRDLKPANIMRLADGTVKICDFGIARLGHDIGFTSRLTGTGIAMGTPHYMSPEQISGGEVDQRSDLYSLGCVLYEIATGVPPFDLDDPWAILVGHRDTPPRPPRSHRAELPEYFEKVILDLLAKRPEERPHDGRELGRRIGLGRTTPAYVPTVVTPQPDLRPPAPVAREPRLPSWTRGMTTGHKATGAGLRTTPPDAGAGLTGEWVPRSTAGRPEETAVPDEPATAPSAGTLAALAGRHNAGLSLGRLGRWTEAGEVHRAVAAEREHLLGPDHPDTLASRYEVAFTLSRTGRAADALREYKHVARARSLALGPDHPDTLAARQEMAYVLGQLGRHFDAHQVYTSVLTARESTMGADHPDTLRCRHNLAFNLSRLGRLEDSYRMADEVAAARARILGPHHPDTLVTRYEVAYALGQLGRWEEALQTYREVAEARGQALGPDHPDTLSARYEVGISLGRLGRSAQALQLYRELIDDRTRVHGPAHPETLRARHGLGVNLGRLARWEEALAESRDVCAIRERVLGSDHPDTLVSRREVAVSLGWLGRWPDALTEYRRVAAARERVLGADHPDTLASRNDEAHCLEQLGRGAEAVELYRRVAVLRQQRGSGGP; from the coding sequence ATGGGGGACAGCAGGCTGATCCAGGGCCGGTACCGGCTGCTCGATCTGATCGGGCGCGGCGGTATGGGCGAGGTGTGGCGTGCGCGCGACGAGTCGCTGGGCCGGCATGTCGCCGTGAAGTGCCTCAAGCCGCTGGGACCGCACCACGACCAGTCCTTCACCCGGGTCCTGCGGGAGCGGTTTCGGCGTGAGGCCCGGGTGGCCGCGGCGCTGCAGCACCGCGGGGTGACCGTCGTCCACGACTTCGGCGAGTCCGACGGCATCCTGTTCCTGGTCATGGAGTTGCTTCAGGGCCGCAACCTCAGCCAGCTCCTGGAGGACAACAAGCACCACCCGCTGCCCGTCCCGGACGTCGTCGAGATCGCCGACCAGGTCGCCGCCGCCCTCGCCTACACCCACCAACAGGGCATCGTGCACCGCGACCTGAAGCCCGCCAACATCATGCGGCTCGCCGACGGCACGGTGAAGATCTGCGACTTCGGCATAGCGCGTCTAGGCCACGACATCGGCTTCACCTCCCGGCTGACCGGCACCGGCATCGCGATGGGCACCCCGCACTACATGTCGCCGGAACAGATCAGCGGGGGCGAGGTGGACCAGCGCAGCGACCTGTACTCGCTGGGGTGCGTGCTGTACGAGATCGCCACCGGGGTACCGCCGTTCGACCTCGACGACCCCTGGGCGATCCTCGTCGGCCACCGCGACACCCCGCCCCGGCCGCCGCGCAGCCACCGCGCCGAGCTGCCCGAGTACTTCGAGAAGGTCATCCTGGACCTGCTCGCCAAACGCCCCGAGGAACGCCCGCACGACGGCCGCGAGTTGGGGCGCCGGATCGGCCTGGGCCGTACGACACCGGCGTACGTGCCGACGGTGGTCACCCCGCAGCCGGACCTCAGGCCCCCGGCGCCCGTGGCCCGCGAACCCCGCCTACCCTCCTGGACCCGTGGCATGACCACCGGCCACAAGGCCACCGGCGCCGGACTGCGCACCACACCCCCCGACGCCGGGGCGGGCCTCACCGGCGAGTGGGTCCCGCGGTCGACGGCCGGCCGCCCCGAGGAGACCGCCGTACCGGACGAGCCTGCCACCGCCCCTTCCGCGGGGACCCTCGCCGCGCTGGCCGGACGGCACAATGCCGGGCTCAGCCTGGGCCGCCTCGGCCGCTGGACCGAGGCGGGCGAGGTGCACCGCGCGGTCGCCGCCGAGCGCGAGCACCTCCTCGGGCCCGACCACCCCGACACCCTCGCCAGCCGCTACGAGGTCGCCTTCACCCTCAGCCGCACCGGCCGCGCCGCCGACGCCCTGCGCGAGTACAAGCATGTCGCCCGCGCCCGCAGCCTCGCCCTCGGCCCGGACCACCCCGACACGCTGGCCGCCCGGCAGGAAATGGCCTACGTACTCGGCCAGTTGGGCCGCCACTTCGATGCGCACCAGGTCTACACGTCCGTGCTGACGGCGCGGGAGAGCACCATGGGTGCCGATCACCCCGACACCCTGCGCTGCCGCCACAACCTCGCCTTCAACCTCAGCAGGCTGGGGCGCCTGGAGGACTCGTACCGCATGGCCGACGAGGTCGCCGCGGCCCGCGCCCGCATCCTCGGCCCGCATCACCCCGACACCCTGGTCACCCGCTACGAAGTCGCCTACGCACTGGGCCAGTTGGGGCGCTGGGAGGAGGCCCTGCAGACCTACCGCGAGGTTGCCGAGGCGCGCGGGCAGGCCCTCGGGCCCGACCACCCGGACACCCTCTCGGCCCGCTACGAGGTCGGCATCAGCCTCGGCCGCCTCGGGCGCAGCGCGCAGGCGCTCCAGCTCTATCGCGAGTTGATCGACGACCGCACCCGTGTCCACGGCCCCGCCCACCCCGAGACCCTCCGCGCCCGCCACGGCCTCGGTGTCAACCTCGGCCGGCTCGCCCGCTGGGAGGAGGCCCTCGCCGAATCCCGCGACGTGTGCGCGATCCGCGAGCGTGTGCTGGGCTCCGACCATCCGGACACCCTGGTCAGCCGGCGCGAGGTCGCCGTGAGCCTCGGCTGGCTGGGCCGCTGGCCGGACGCGCTCACCGAGTACCGCAGGGTGGCCGCCGCCCGCGAACGCGTCCTCGGCGCCGACCACCCCGACACCCTCGCCAGCCGCAACGACGAGGCCCACTGCCTGGAGCAGCTCGGGCGGGGCGCGGAGGCGGTCGAGCTGTACCGGAGGGTGGCGGTGCTGCGGCAGCAGCGGGGATCCGGCGGCCCGTGA
- a CDS encoding NAD(P)/FAD-dependent oxidoreductase, whose product MPAHEGHPGHRTYDVVIVGGGHNGLVAAAYLARAGRSVLVLERLDTTGGAAVSTRPFAGVDARLSRYSYLVSLLPKKIVRDLGLDFRVRTRNVSSYTPVERDGRPTGLLVGGGERRTREAFARLTGGEREYAAWQRFYGITGEVAKRVFPTLTEPLPSREDLRRRVDDEEAWRILFEEPIGVAIEDRFTDDLVRGVVLTDALIGTFADAHDASLKQNRCFLYHVIGGGTGDWDVPVGGMGALTDALATAARAAGAVVVTGHEVVRIDTDGRTAEITYRTADGEGVAAARHVLVNASPQELAALTGDTPPTRAEGAQLKVNMLLKRLPRLRDSSVDPREAFAGTFHIAESYGQLATAHAQAAAGQLPSAPPSEIYCHSLTDPTILGPDLVEQGYQTLTLFGLHTPARLFEHDNDAVREELLKSTLAQLDAHLAEPLADCLATDADGRPCIEAKTPLDLERDLRLPGGNIFHRDLAWPYAQEGTGRWGVETRHANVLLCGAGAVRGGGVSGVPGHNAAMAVLEATAG is encoded by the coding sequence ATGCCTGCACACGAGGGACACCCGGGACACCGTACGTACGACGTGGTCATCGTCGGCGGAGGCCACAACGGCCTGGTCGCCGCCGCCTACCTCGCCCGGGCCGGACGGTCCGTGCTGGTGCTGGAGCGACTGGACACCACCGGGGGCGCCGCCGTGTCCACGCGGCCGTTCGCCGGCGTCGACGCACGGCTGTCGCGCTACTCGTACCTGGTCAGCCTGCTGCCGAAGAAGATCGTCCGGGACCTCGGCCTCGACTTCCGCGTCCGCACGCGCAACGTCTCCTCGTACACGCCCGTGGAACGGGACGGACGGCCGACCGGACTGCTGGTCGGGGGAGGCGAGCGGCGCACCAGGGAGGCGTTCGCCCGGCTGACCGGCGGCGAGCGCGAGTACGCGGCCTGGCAGCGGTTCTACGGCATCACCGGCGAGGTCGCCAAACGGGTCTTCCCGACGCTCACCGAACCCCTGCCGAGCCGCGAGGACCTGCGCCGCCGGGTGGACGACGAGGAGGCCTGGCGGATCCTCTTCGAGGAGCCGATCGGTGTCGCGATCGAGGACCGCTTCACGGACGACCTGGTGCGGGGCGTGGTCCTGACGGACGCGCTGATCGGCACCTTCGCCGACGCCCATGACGCCTCCCTGAAGCAGAACCGCTGCTTCCTCTACCACGTGATCGGCGGCGGCACCGGCGACTGGGACGTCCCCGTAGGCGGCATGGGCGCCCTCACCGACGCCCTGGCCACGGCGGCTCGCGCGGCGGGCGCGGTGGTCGTCACCGGGCACGAGGTGGTCCGGATCGACACGGACGGCCGTACGGCGGAGATCACGTATCGCACGGCGGACGGCGAGGGCGTCGCCGCGGCCCGGCACGTCCTGGTGAACGCCTCCCCGCAGGAACTGGCCGCCCTCACCGGCGACACACCGCCGACCCGCGCCGAGGGCGCCCAGCTCAAGGTGAACATGCTGCTCAAGCGCCTGCCCCGGCTGCGCGACAGCTCCGTCGACCCCCGCGAGGCGTTCGCCGGCACCTTCCACATCGCCGAGAGCTACGGCCAACTGGCCACCGCCCACGCCCAGGCCGCCGCCGGGCAACTCCCCAGCGCGCCGCCGTCCGAGATCTACTGCCACTCGCTGACGGACCCGACGATCCTCGGCCCCGACCTCGTCGAACAGGGCTACCAGACCCTCACCCTGTTCGGGCTGCACACGCCGGCCCGGCTCTTCGAACATGACAACGACGCCGTACGCGAGGAACTGCTGAAGTCGACGCTCGCCCAGCTCGACGCCCACCTGGCCGAGCCGCTCGCCGACTGTCTGGCGACGGACGCGGACGGACGGCCCTGCATCGAGGCGAAGACCCCGCTGGACCTGGAGCGCGACCTGCGCCTGCCCGGCGGCAACATCTTCCACCGCGACCTGGCCTGGCCGTACGCCCAGGAGGGCACCGGGCGCTGGGGCGTGGAGACACGGCACGCGAACGTACTGCTGTGCGGGGCGGGCGCGGTGCGTGGCGGCGGGGTGAGCGGGGTGCCGGGGCACAACGCGGCGATGGCGGTGCTGGAGGCCACCGCCGGCTGA
- a CDS encoding serine hydrolase, giving the protein MTDGRSRLTRRQLGRTALALGGALAIAPFPAGPAAAASSGRGGTLRHGSPERAGLLPAHLRRLVTDAEAFLGPSPEHPWYAGAVLLAGRGGTVALHQPIGMALRYQAYDEKTDTGVEFPADQQIPMAEDTVFDLASVSKLFTSILAVQQIERGALGLEATVASYLPDFGRAGKQDITVRQLLTHTSGFRPWIPLYNAPTYEEKLQLIWNEAPLNTPGTKYLYSDLNLISLQLVLEEITGRTLDTLLRDEITAPLGMRRTRYNPPAAWKPKIAATEDARGPWSGLDRGLVWGEVHDENAFSLGGVAGHAGVFSNAWDLAVLGRALLNGGAYGRSRILEPESVDLMFTDFNTAFPGDEHGLGFELYQHWYMGAMATPRTAGHTGFTGTSLVLDPTTDSFLVVLGNSVHPVRRWRSGSAPRVAAADNLARAVPVRPRQGRTAWFSGMASAAIATLALPALDTSSGDARLCCALWWDTEPQSDVLTLESTTDGGTTWQQLPFTTTRHGERPQDHPTGTVTGWSGRVWHRLAARLPAHRQLVLRWRYATDRLYVGRGAYVDGLRVETPATVLFDEARPADAARIEATGWAASAD; this is encoded by the coding sequence ATGACGGACGGCAGAAGCAGACTGACCCGGCGTCAGCTGGGCCGCACAGCCCTGGCCCTGGGCGGCGCGCTGGCCATCGCCCCCTTCCCCGCCGGACCGGCGGCTGCCGCCTCCTCCGGCCGCGGCGGCACCCTGCGCCACGGCTCCCCCGAGCGCGCCGGCCTTCTCCCCGCCCACCTCCGCCGACTCGTCACCGACGCCGAGGCGTTCCTGGGCCCCTCCCCCGAACACCCCTGGTACGCGGGCGCCGTCCTGCTCGCCGGGCGCGGCGGCACCGTAGCCCTGCACCAGCCCATCGGCATGGCACTGCGCTACCAGGCGTACGACGAGAAGACCGACACCGGCGTCGAGTTCCCGGCCGACCAGCAGATCCCGATGGCCGAGGACACCGTCTTCGATCTCGCCTCGGTGTCCAAGCTGTTCACCTCGATCCTCGCCGTGCAGCAGATCGAGCGGGGTGCCCTCGGGCTGGAGGCGACGGTCGCCTCCTACCTCCCGGACTTCGGCCGCGCGGGCAAGCAGGACATCACGGTCCGTCAGCTCCTCACCCACACCTCGGGGTTCCGCCCCTGGATCCCGCTGTACAACGCGCCGACGTACGAGGAAAAGCTCCAACTCATCTGGAACGAGGCGCCGCTGAACACGCCAGGCACCAAGTACCTCTACTCGGACCTGAATCTGATCTCCCTCCAGCTGGTCCTGGAGGAGATCACCGGCCGCACGCTCGACACCCTCCTCCGCGACGAGATCACCGCCCCGCTCGGCATGCGCCGCACCCGCTACAACCCGCCCGCCGCCTGGAAGCCGAAGATCGCGGCCACCGAGGACGCCCGGGGGCCCTGGTCCGGCCTGGACCGTGGGCTGGTGTGGGGCGAGGTGCACGACGAGAACGCCTTCAGCCTCGGCGGGGTCGCGGGCCACGCGGGCGTGTTCTCGAACGCCTGGGACCTCGCGGTCCTCGGCCGGGCACTGCTCAACGGCGGCGCCTACGGCCGCTCCCGCATCCTGGAACCGGAGTCGGTGGACCTGATGTTCACCGACTTCAACACCGCCTTCCCGGGCGACGAGCACGGCCTCGGCTTCGAGCTCTACCAGCACTGGTACATGGGCGCGATGGCCACCCCGCGCACCGCGGGGCACACCGGCTTCACCGGCACCTCGCTGGTCCTCGACCCGACGACCGACTCCTTCCTCGTCGTCCTCGGCAACTCGGTCCACCCGGTGCGCAGGTGGCGCTCCGGTTCGGCACCCCGGGTCGCCGCCGCCGACAACCTGGCCCGCGCCGTGCCGGTCCGCCCCCGGCAGGGTCGTACCGCATGGTTCTCGGGCATGGCGAGCGCCGCGATCGCGACCCTCGCGCTTCCCGCACTCGACACGTCCTCGGGCGACGCACGGCTGTGCTGCGCCCTGTGGTGGGACACCGAGCCCCAGTCGGACGTCCTCACCCTGGAGTCGACGACCGACGGGGGCACCACCTGGCAGCAACTCCCCTTCACCACGACACGCCACGGCGAGCGACCGCAGGACCACCCGACCGGCACGGTCACCGGCTGGTCGGGCCGCGTCTGGCACCGGCTCGCGGCGCGACTCCCCGCGCACCGGCAGCTGGTGCTGCGCTGGCGGTACGCGACCGACCGGCTGTACGTGGGCCGTGGCGCGTACGTCGACGGCCTGCGCGTCGAGACGCCGGCCACCGTCCTCTTCGACGAGGCCCGCCCCGCGGACGCGGCGCGGATCGAGGCGACGGGCTGGGCGGCCTCCGCCGACTGA
- a CDS encoding nitronate monooxygenase family protein, whose product MQTELSKKLGVEHAIFGFTPFPAVAAAISRAGGFGVLGAVRYTAPDDLKRDLDWIEAHVDGRPYGLDVVMPAKKVQAPNNQTLTEADVEAMIPEGHRQFVKDTLAKYGVPELAEGEASGWRITGWMEQVARSQLDVAFDYPIKLLANALGSPPADVVERAHDRGVLVAALAGSARHAVKHKEGGIDIVVAQGYEAGGHTGEIASMVLTPEVVEAVDPLPVLAAGGIGSGQQVAAALSLGAQGVWLGSIWLTTTEAELPSPRLIQKLLAAGSGDTVRSRALTGKPARQLRTEWTDAWDDTNGPGTLPMPLQGLLVAEAVSRIQKYEVEPLLGTPVGQIVGRMNSQRSVQAVVDDLTRGFERAVDRINRIAGRSGQ is encoded by the coding sequence ATGCAGACGGAGCTGAGCAAGAAACTGGGAGTCGAGCACGCCATCTTCGGCTTCACGCCGTTCCCCGCCGTCGCCGCGGCCATCAGCCGGGCCGGCGGCTTCGGAGTGCTCGGCGCGGTCCGCTACACGGCCCCCGACGACCTCAAACGCGACCTCGACTGGATCGAGGCCCATGTCGACGGCCGGCCCTACGGCCTGGATGTCGTCATGCCCGCCAAGAAGGTGCAGGCCCCGAACAATCAGACACTGACCGAGGCCGATGTCGAGGCGATGATCCCCGAGGGGCACCGGCAGTTCGTCAAGGACACCCTCGCCAAGTACGGCGTGCCCGAACTGGCCGAGGGAGAGGCGTCCGGCTGGCGCATCACCGGGTGGATGGAGCAGGTCGCCCGCAGCCAGCTCGACGTCGCCTTCGACTACCCGATCAAGCTGCTCGCCAACGCCCTGGGCTCACCGCCCGCGGACGTCGTGGAGCGCGCCCATGACCGGGGTGTGCTGGTCGCCGCACTCGCGGGCAGCGCCCGGCACGCCGTCAAGCACAAGGAGGGCGGTATCGACATCGTGGTCGCCCAGGGCTACGAGGCGGGCGGCCACACCGGGGAGATCGCCTCCATGGTGCTCACACCGGAGGTGGTGGAAGCGGTCGACCCGCTGCCCGTGCTGGCGGCCGGGGGGATCGGCAGCGGCCAACAGGTGGCTGCCGCACTCAGCCTCGGCGCTCAGGGTGTGTGGCTCGGCTCCATATGGCTGACCACCACAGAGGCTGAACTCCCCTCACCCAGGCTCATCCAGAAGTTGCTGGCCGCAGGCTCCGGCGACACCGTGCGCTCCCGCGCCCTGACCGGAAAACCCGCACGTCAGCTGCGCACCGAGTGGACCGACGCCTGGGACGACACGAACGGGCCCGGCACCCTCCCCATGCCCCTGCAGGGACTGCTCGTCGCCGAGGCCGTCTCCCGGATCCAGAAGTACGAGGTCGAGCCGCTGCTCGGCACACCCGTCGGCCAGATCGTCGGTCGGATGAACAGCCAACGCAGCGTCCAGGCCGTCGTCGACGACCTCACCCGCGGCTTCGAGCGAGCCGTCGATCGCATCAACCGCATCGCCGGAAGGAGCGGCCAGTGA